The region TCCTGACCAACCAGGAGCCCCCAGCAGCCCGGTCCCGCCTGGCCGCCCTGAGGGCGGAAGCGCCACAAGGCGGTGGAGGGACCCTGGGGAAGGGGCTTCGCGGCTGACTGGAAACATTTTCCCCAAGAGGTTACGCAAAATGACCAGCTTGTTCCGCCGGAGCAGCAGCGGCGGCGGGGGCGGCACGGCCGGGGCGCGCGGGGCTGGGCCCGGGGGCGGCGCGGCCGCTGCTGCCCCGCAGGAGCTCAACAACAGCCGGCCGGCCCGCCAGGTGCGCCGCCTGGAGTTCAACCAGGCCATGGACGACTTCAAGACCATGTTCCCCAGCATGGATTACGACATCATCGAGTGCGTGCTGCGCGCCAACAGCGGCGCGGTGGATGCCACCATCGACCAGCTGCTGCAGATGAACCTGGAGGGGGGTGGCGGCAGCGTCTGTGAGGACAGCTCCGACTCTGAGGGCAGCATCCCCCCTGAGGTAGGGGCACCGCCCCAATAATTCATCACCTGCTCCAACCGCCGTTTGGACCTCTTAGAGGACCTGGGTTACTCCCCTGTCTGGGTTCTAATTAGCAAGCAACCTTACATCCTCTGGGGGTAATGTACCATCAGGCAGTCATTCAACAAATCTCGAGCACCCACTCAGAGGTGCCAGGCATGGTACTAGACGCTAAGCCAGGGGTCATCAGAACAGAGAccttgttaaaaatacagatgccTGGGCCCCACCCCAACATACTGAATCCTGCTTCCAGGTCTGGAGTTGTCTTgtgtgtactttttttcttttgagacagagactcactttgtcaccctcagtagagtgctatggcattataactcacagcaacctcaaactcttggggtcaagcaatcctctccccccagcctctgagtagctgggactataggcgcccttcacaatgcccagctttttttttttttctttagagatgaggtctccctctggctcaggctggtcttcaactcctgagctcaggcaatccactcacctcagcctcccagagtgctaggattacaggcatgagccacagtgcccaaccCTATTATTATATGATAAAGTAAGCTGcagaagagaaaatgttattaagaaaatcataagggagagatatttactattcattaagtagaAGCGTGTcttcataaaggtcttcatcctcagcATCTTTACATTGAGTAGGctaaggaggagggagaggggtcaAGGCCTGTGTTAAGGATGGCagaagcagggtggcgcctgtggctcagttggtaaggtgccggccccatataccgagggtggcgggttcaaacccggccctggctgaactccaaccaaaaaatagctgggcgttgtggcgggaggctgaggcaagagaatcgcttaagcccaggagttggaggttgctgtgagctgtgtgatgccatggcactctaccgagggcgataaagtgagactctgtctctacaaaaaaaaaaaaaaaggatggcagaagcagaagaaaatgttAAGTGAAACTTCgtagttcaaacccatgttgtttgAGGGTCAAGTGTACATCCAATAAGTGTGAGCTGTAAAGGAAGTTCTTGGCAAGCTCTGGCCCTTTCTAAGTCTCCCTGTTCTGACAGTGTGGCAGGTAAGACAGTATTTCCTCCTTTGTGCATGGCACCCACAGTGCTGTGAGCCTCTGCAAAGCTTCACCCCCTGGGTAGGCCTAAGCTGTGTGTGCACTTCTGTTTTTCTAAGAATCGTGCTTTCCAAATCCAGCCTCTTCTCacacctcttccctcccttgaCTGTttccccaaccccccacccttggAGCTCTGCCTGGGCGCATTGGCAGGCAGTTCCTGAGCCAGCGGAACTTGCTTTGGAAAATTTATGAGCAGCAGCTGGAATGACAATAACTGCTGACTGGAGAAAGCCCCTCTCTGGGGGCTGATGGATGGTGGGCTGGCCTGAGGGGTATCCTTGCCACAGAGAAATGTCTCCTGTCAGATAAATGGCCAAGATCCTGCGCCcgcccgcccccacccccaccccccagcacctGGCAGGCATCCATCACCCACAGTGAATTAAGCCAGAAGGCTATAGAGCTGAAAACTTCAGCATCTTTAGAGCCAGAAGAACAGCCTCTTTGTGGCTGGCAAgggtgggaggagaaaggagagaggcagggaggtaGCTGGGGTTAGGTCCCCGGGACTCTGCCCTTCTGGAGCTTGCCTGGCCAGCTGCCTGCCTCCTCTGTGCTTCCCTCGTCCTCTCCAGGAGCCTCTGAGGAATGTCTGGTTTTGCGGGCCCAGGAGGCTGTCCTGAGGAGCAGGAGAGGGCCTCTTGGTGTGGCTGCCGAGGCCTGATCACCCTGAGTCTGGGGGCTGATTGCTGCTGGCTGTGGTCAGCAGAAACCCAAGCAGTAGGAATAGTTCCTTTTGAGCTCTCCTCATCCAGCCTCAGAAGGAATGGGCCAGGTGGCCACCAAGGCTGGCCACTCTTAGTTTCCAGGCCCTAGGCTGGAACCCTGGCTCTCAGAGCAGGGGGGTCCGGGAAACAAGTGGGCTGGGGGACAGTAGTACCTTCTCTGTACTAGGCCACTGTCCTGCACTAGGCACCAGAGATTTGCCAGTAACAGAAGCCTACActgttctctctcattttttatttcttgtggaAATTTGGGGTAAGCAGAGCAGTGGCCCACCAAGCAGCTACATTCTTCTTTTCCTGCAGAAGCAtctgtttaaatgtttaaatacttTCTGCATCAAAGGAAAGAACGTTAGTGCATTCCAGGGCAGGAGGCCTCCTAGGGTCAGGCTGGCTGTGTGTGCAGCAGAGTattgcagtgtgtgtgtgtatgtgtgtgtatgtgtgtgcaaggGCTTACATGTGCAGGCTCACTTGCCCACCCACAGGGTGTCCCTATGAGGCCCTGTGTGTGCTGGGCATGGCTGGCCTCAGCAGAGATGTGCCATTGAGCCAGGCCCAGCCTAGACTTGCAGAGACAGCTTTAGCGGTGACTTCTGCAAACTCACTTGGGGGCCTGGGGACTCTGGGACTGATGCACAACCTCTGAGCCCTTCCCATATTCTTTGGTCTTAGAGGAGATGGAAACAGAGTTGTGGGAAGGGGGTATGATGGAGGCTAGGTTGGGATGTATGGCTGCCCCAACTCTTCTGTAGACCTCTGAGAGGAGTCAGTCTGTGTAGCAGGAACCCCATTTTTTGCCCAACTGTggcctctccctgcccctcttcACAGCTCCTGGATGAAGAGAGTCCTGGAGAAAGAACGGCCATCCTGGGCACTCTCCTTGCCAGTGTCTGCCCTGAGAGTCCAATCTGGTGTGCAGTCATTGGACCTGAACGGGGGATTCTTGTGGTCCAAGCTAAAGACTCGGTTCTAAGAAGTGTGTGGCTTTTGCCGTGTCACTTAGCCTaggtttcagtttcctcatttataaaaacgGGGGTAATGATCCATATCTTACTGTGCCAGGTTGTTTGAGGTTaagatgagataataaatgtggcAGTACTTTGGATGATGTTATCATCAAAGAATAGCACGTGTACAGGGGAGTGTGTGAATCACCAGTGTGCAGCTCAGTGAAGTTTCAAGCATGATACACCACGTTATCTGCACCAGATGGAGAAACACCATCAGTAGCACCAGGAGCCCCGTTACGCCCCTACCTGCCCCACACTGGGTACACTGTTCTGACTCCATCACTGTGTGTTTGTTTTGCCTGGTTTTGAAGCTTTCTTGGAtggataatgctgctatgaacgttCTTTTGGGGACATGCACTTTCATGTCTGTCCAGTATGCTGGAACTGTGGGGTCAGAGCTAGCCAAGTGTTTAGCTTTAGCAGAGAAGGCCAAACAGTTGTCCAAAGTGGTGATTCCATCAATTTATACTCCCAGCAGCAAGGCACAGAGTTCCTTCATTACATGTCCTCGCCCACACTTGTTTTTGTCTGAATGTTATTTAAATTTGAAGACGGactattaatatttctttctttgttgtctcTGATATAGATCTTGGAAAGGACTTTGGAACCTGATAGCTCCGATGAAGAGCCCCCGCCTGTGTACTCCCCACCAGCCTACCACATGCACATGTTTGACCGACCTTACCCTCTGGCTCCCCCCACGCCACCTCCCCGGTGAGAATTGATCTTATCTCAGAGCACAGAGTAGCAGGAAAGGGGACCAGAGGTTGGGGTTGTATATAAATACAGTGGGAAGCTTGGCTGGACCCCTCAGTGTATTATTTCACCAAGATCAGGCTTCAACCGCAACAAGAAACATTTCAGCTAGATACCAGAAAAAAACTTTCAAGATGTAAGGGTTGcaagagcaaacatttgctaAATTCCCTCTCTAAGCTAGATGGTATGTCCCGTGCTATATGGGACACAGAATTAAACAAGGCTCAGCCTCTACTTTCTGGGAGCTTATAATCAAGGGCAATGCTAGAGTAGGAGTGACGAATACATGGAATGTGTGCTGACCCATGCCATCCCAAGCCTATGGCAAATACTACTAATTAATCACTGTGGTCCTTCCCACTGAGTCAAGCCAGAACCTCAAAATCCTTCTTAACCCATTACTCCCAGATAGTTATCTGATGGAATGGCTATTTGCATTCTTGGACTAGGGATGTTGTGGGAATTTTTAAGCAATGGGACCAAGTCTCTTTGGGGGGATAGTTTGATGACTAGAGACAGGGGAATAGATTGTAAGGTCCATGGAAACTTCTTGCAAGTTAGAAACTATAATTTGAAAGTGTAAAATGAAGATGGCTGCCAATAGAATTCGATATATCTCTGAGAGGCTTGTCTTCCTGGGCCCCATGTTTGTGTCGGGGCTGCTGGGAGCCAAGGTGTTGCCTTTTTGTTCTAGAACTGCTGCTCCTTAGAATGATtcaggcctggggtggggaggagttgGGGAGGTGATGGGACAGGGCCCTTGCCCCAGTGGATTCTCCCTTCTGGGGGTCTTGGGAGCCCCCAAGCAGTGGTGGTGGAGAACTCTGTCTTCCTACAGAGTACCCTTCGAATGCCAGACACTGAGAAGGTTCTTTACCTATATTATCACATTTAAAGGTGAGGGGGCACTGTTGTCACCATCCCtattttatggataaggaaatTGAGCTTCCGGAGGTCTCATGGCTTCCCCAAGACTAAGAGCTGGAATTCGAATCCAGGTCATTGTGACTTGAAAGCTAATCACTCTTCACTGCTGTGCCCTGTCACCTCCCTCGTGAGAAAAATCTCTGTAATTGCAGCTGAGGGAGTAGGTCGAGTCCTAGAAAGTTACTGGGGTCGGGAGGAGTACTGGGAGAGGGGAGTGTTTTGAGTCAGGGACAGCAGCAGAGCCAGGGTCTTTGTCACAAGCGGTACCAGGAGATACTGGGGTGGGTCTGGGTGAGATCTAGGTGACACTTGCACCCTGGATGGGCCACAGAGCACAGAACTAAGTGATTTTCATTtgacatttgtttttaatatcccaagatgcttttatcaaaaagtttaGTTTCTGTGAGGCAGAATGGTTCTACCTATTTTTCAGAAGGGAAAACCAAGTCTGTGAGAAAAAGAATCCCcctgtgtaagtgtgtgtgtgtgtgtgtgtgtgttcattcttTAACAGAGACTGGATCTCTGTCTTACTGTGCTGCCTAGTGTGGACTTGAACTTCTTGGCTTAAGACATCTTCTCATcttagccttccaaatagctgggtctacaggtgccacTGCTCCTGGCTAAGAATTCCAATATAAAAGTGGCAGGGGTGACCTGGCCATGTCCTCCCTCTCTACTGTGGCTGGGTACTCAGCCTGATGTGGGTAGGGTAgggccaggggcaggggcagTGCAACCCAGTGATAGGATCTCCCTTTGGAGGCAAGGTGACTTGAACACTAGACCAGAGCTCAGAAGGCTTTCTTCAGACTCTGTAGACTTTGGACTCAGGGTCCTGACTCAGGAAATGAAGGCTCTGCTGGGCTGGGAGGGCAGGCATTGAGGAGAATTTGAGTCAAGGAGTCAGACAGAAGCAGACTGCTCTGCTCACCCCATTCCTTCAGCTGCCTAACTTCCAATTCTTCAGGCACCTCTGCTCTGTGGCCTTTCTGAGCTCCATTTACCTCATCTGAAATGGGAATACTCATTTCCACCTAAGCACAGGTATGAGGAATGAATGAGGTGTTGAGTGGTGAGCACTTAGCACAGAGCCAGGTCTGGACTGACTTATAGTCAGTGGTTTTCTGCTTCTTCCTGCCCCCGGCTGCACTGGCTGGCCTCAGAGTTCAGCTCTAAGTTTGAACTTTGAGGCCGGTGATGAGGCTTTCCCCAGAGGCCAATGTTCAGAAGAGAGGCATCCCTTTGCCCTAGGATGGCTGCATGAGGCTTATGTTTCCCCCCAGGCCATCTCCAGGGCCTCGTCCAGTCTCTCCATCCAGGTCATTCATTTCCAGCATTTACTAAGTCACCTGTACCTGCTAACTGTGTGTGATGCAGAGATGAATACAGCACTGTCTTGTTCCACTCCACTCCCCACAGGGAGATCAGTCTTGGGAAACTGTGGGCACAGTGGTGAGGAAGCCTGCCTGGAAGAACTGATGTCCAAGCTGTGACCTGAAGGCCACACTGGCATTAGTCTGGGAAGGCAGAGGACAAGAAGGCATTCAGGCAAAGAaaacagcacatgcaaaggcGTGGAAGCAGGGAAGAGGGGACCATCTGGGGAATTCCTCCAAGTATTAAAAAGTTGAGTGAGGCTGGAGGGGCAAGATGACTGCGGAGTCCTTGTGGCCGCCCCACCGGCAGAGAGCATCTAAGAGGTTTAGGCTGGAGAGTGCCATGATCGGGTCAGTGTTTTCGGATTTTCCCTCTGCCAAGGGAGGTCAGAGATGAGTGGGGCTGGGGTCCGGCCTCCTTCTGTTACCTCCAGGCACTGGGGTGCCCAAGTGTCTTCAGATGTGTGAGAGCCGGGACACTGCCCTGCAGCGGCACAGAGAGTCAGGCCCATCCCTGGAGAGCATGCTTGGAATGCCAGGATCTCTGGCACTGGATTTTTGCCTGATGATCTGTGTGTCTGGGACAGGGCCTGACCCCATGTGGACCTCCATGTCCAGTCTACCAAAAATCCTGCTTGATCCTTCTCTGTCAGGTCTGATATTCCGTGAGTAAGGGGGGGGCTGATGGGGCTTGAAGTTCCTGTTTCGGGATCTAGGGGTAGAGGGTCTCTACCCCTCCcagtcttctttctccttcccctcccccttcctgttatcccccaccccccatctgtCTGAAAGACAGTCTCTGAAACCCAGGGGAGCCCTCAGTACAGGCCACCTGCTGTCTTTCTGTTGAAATTACAGCCTTGGAAGTTTTTTATTTGCCTCTCAGCTCATTTCTGACATTCCTTTCTAACCACAGTGGAGTTGCCTGGGCTGCCTGTGCTCAGGCCCCAGATCCTGCAGCTGTGGGCTGACTTCATCTCCACCAGTGCCAAGgctgagggcaggggaggggggaccAGGGAACAGCAGGCCGAGCAGGGGCCTCTGCCCCCACTTAGGTGGCTCAGTCACTAGGGGGGTCCAAATACGACACTGGAGCTCTTCCTCTGCTGTTTCCCCAGGTGGTTCTGAAGTGTGGTTAAGTTGGGGGTGGGCACCCATGTCCCAAATAAAGGACCCTGAGACCCCAGGAAGGGCAGTGCCCCTGGAAAGATTTCTCACCACTGTGGCCCAGGGTGGTCTGCCAGTCCCTGAGAGATGGGGCATCCCCTAACCTGCCTTTCAGGCATCTGGAGAAAAACGAAGCCTTTAGCAATGACAAAAGGTGGCAAGAGTGATGGAGAAAGAACTGGGGAGTCCCAGACCGTTCATTCTGCCATGTCTGCGCAGCGAGAGGGTGGACCAGGCGTGGAGTTCCCTTGGCTCCCGTCTGCAGCGCCGAGCTCCCACCATGCTCTGAGCAGCTGGTTATCCCGTCTGCTCCACCCCCGCCCCTTCCCCTCGCCCCCGCCCAGCCACCCGcccaaaatagaaaaggaaaggaagttatTTCCATAGTCAGCTGCAGCCCGGAAAAGCTTCCCTCCAGTGAGGGGGCGGGCGGGATTCCTGGAGCTAGAGACCAAATCAAAGCCAGGCCCGTAGTGAGCAGGGCCCCCACCATGGGCTCTGAGCTGCCTTCTCAGTGTGTCATTTCCCTGATTCAGCAGAACACGTGTCCTGCGGCTGCCACGCTGCAGGCTACCGTGGCCACCTCAGAGCTGTGGGGAGCTCCTAGCTGGGTTCTGGGCTGCCCTCCCAGGGGCAGGGCAGTAGCCTGGGGGTTAGGGAGGGCATGGCCTGCTCCCTGGCTCCCTCGCTCCCTCTCTCCAGGGCCTGGCTGTTGATCTCTGCCGCAGCATAGAGCCCCTCACCTGGCCTAGGAAGGGCGGCCCCTGTGCGCCCTCTGAATGAGATCCCTTCCAGGCTCGTCTCTCCATAAGCCTTTCCAGAATATTGTTCAATACATAGCCTTAAGGGTCTCCTGAGCACCTTGGCAGGGAGATAGAAGtttctagatgaggaaacagtCTCACCTAGGATGGTGTCACCTGCTGGCTGAGACAGAACTGGAGCCCAGACCTACTTTACTCTCTCTAGGGATCCTGGAGTCCATCCCCATGTGCTCCCTGCCCAGCAAAACAAGGTGCAGGCACTGCATGGAGGTGCCTTTGGGCCATACCTGCTACTCAGCAGCCAGGAGCTTGGTGCTGTGCTAGGGATAAgtgtgtaaacatgaaaggacAGGATCCCTGCTGTCCTTAGAGGACATTCATAAACATATACATCTCAATCCACAGCTGTCTAGGTCCAGAGAGCTGTGAGGGCTATAGTGATGGGAGGGCAGTGACTGGGGATTTGGGTGAGGCTGATGGAGAACGGTCTCCAGCGATGAGCCAGGGAGATGGGCCTTTGCTCTGGAGCCCGGGGAAGCTCTGAGCAGGGTCCTCCTGCCACAGGAGGCTAGGGGACAGGCTTGACgattccctcccaccccacaggATTGATGTCCTAGGCTCTGGACCCCCTCCAAGCCAGAGGCGCTATCGGAACTGGAACCCACCACTGCTGGGCAACCTCCCCGAGGATTTTCTCCGCATCCTGCCCCAGCAGCTGGACAGCATGCAGGTAACAGGGGTCGCCTacaccctcccctcccacctgcaTGTCCAGCATCTCTCTCTGCCCACACAGTTTGTGCCCATCAATTACACTTCCTGATTTTCAAGCTGAGCTATTTCTGTTGTTCTGGGTTTATAAGGAAAGAACTGCTGAACCACAAGCCTCACTTCCTGTCTGGGCCTGGAGGTTTCCTGTTCTGTTCAGAGGAGGTGGTAGCCTGGGGTGGGTTACTGCTATAGCCATCACCTCAGGCTAGAGAGAGGTGGGCATGGGGTAGCCAATGGCGGTGGGCCAGGGTACCCCCTTATTTCCCTTGGGAAAGGGCTAGGACCTTTCCCCAGATGTTGGCATGCCCCAAGGGGACTGTACCTAGGAGCAGGCTCACCCTGCAGCAGCTGGTATAGGGAAGGTCACCTTTGGGAATGCATGAATAGGCTGGTGAGTGGTTTGCAAATCCCTTGTCAGGACTATTCAAGTTATAGATGAAGGTACAAGATAGTCCCTAGTGGGGGGGGGGAATGTCCTTTTCCCGTTTCACTAACAGAGAGGGCTCTGACCTGGGGAATTTGGGCTGGCCCATTAGGAGATGTGGGCTATGGGGTGGGGCCAGAGGACCCTGGGAAAAGACATGTGGACACCCAGATGTATGTGGATGATTGTGCCACACATGCCCTTGTAAGTAGGCATTCACTACTTGCTACCCTCTTCAGGGTAACCCCGGGGGCCCCAAGCCTGTGAGTGGAGAGGGAGGCCTGCCTGCCATGGCTGGGCCTGGGCCCCGAGACCAGGAGAGCCGCTGGAAGCAGTACCTGGAGGACGAGAGGATCGCGCTCTTCCTGCAGAACGAGGAGTTCATGAAGGAGCTGCAGCGGAACCGCGACTTCCTCCTCGCCCTGGAGAGAGGTGGGCTAGGTGCCAGTGCTGGGGCCACTTCTCCCTGGCTAGAGAAGGGAGGTGGTACTGGTCTTGGCCTCACGACTCAGAGGGTGCCAGGTTTTCACTGTCTGACTGAGGTGCAGCTCCTACCATGTTATCCTGTGGGAGCCTGACAATTCTGCCTACAGGGACCTGGGTCAGTCACCTCAGGACTCAGAGCGAGAGGGGCGTGCCCTCTTAGgccctctctttcccttcacaCATCTGCTCTGTGTCAGCCACTGGCCCCTTGGCAAGGGGCAACAAGAATAATAGAGCCCTAGTCCTAGAGAGGTGTGTTGTGTTTGGAGCCCCAGGAACACAGCAGCTGGGTCCAAAGCAGGAGAGACTCCCTGAGAGGAGGATCTCAGAGTAGGGGATCTCAAGATTTGGAGGTATTTGGACTGTCTTTGGGTGGAAGA is a window of Nycticebus coucang isolate mNycCou1 chromosome 18, mNycCou1.pri, whole genome shotgun sequence DNA encoding:
- the CUEDC1 gene encoding CUE domain-containing protein 1 isoform X2, which encodes MTSLFRRSSSGGGGGTAGARGAGPGGGAAAAAPQELNNSRPARQVRRLEFNQAMDDFKTMFPSMDYDIIECVLRANSGAVDATIDQLLQMNLEGGGGSVCEDSSDSEGSIPPEILERTLEPDSSDEEPPPVYSPPAYHMHMFDRPYPLAPPTPPPRIDVLGSGPPPSQRRYRNWNPPLLGNLPEDFLRILPQQLDSMQGNPGGPKPVSGEGGLPAMAGPGPRDQESRWKQYLEDERIALFLQNEEFMKELQRNRDFLLALERDRLKYESQKSRSSSVAVGNDLSFPSPVPGTGDANPAVSEDALFRDKLKHMGKSTRRKLFELARAFSEKTKMRKSKRRHLLKHQSLGAAASTANLLDDVEGHTCDEDFRGRRQETPKVEEALREGQ
- the CUEDC1 gene encoding CUE domain-containing protein 1 isoform X1, with protein sequence MWQSGTACDWRPERQDKVPATPVRWDRPWSRHQDAPGVWLTGRPDAARPRPACRRPARTAPRGPPGAPRSWSPDQPGAPSSPVPPGRPEGGSATRRWRDPGEGASRLTGNIFPKRLRKMTSLFRRSSSGGGGGTAGARGAGPGGGAAAAAPQELNNSRPARQVRRLEFNQAMDDFKTMFPSMDYDIIECVLRANSGAVDATIDQLLQMNLEGGGGSVCEDSSDSEGSIPPEILERTLEPDSSDEEPPPVYSPPAYHMHMFDRPYPLAPPTPPPRIDVLGSGPPPSQRRYRNWNPPLLGNLPEDFLRILPQQLDSMQGNPGGPKPVSGEGGLPAMAGPGPRDQESRWKQYLEDERIALFLQNEEFMKELQRNRDFLLALERDRLKYESQKSRSSSVAVGNDLSFPSPVPGTGDANPAVSEDALFRDKLKHMGKSTRRKLFELARAFSEKTKMRKSKRRHLLKHQSLGAAASTANLLDDVEGHTCDEDFRGRRQETPKVEEALREGQ